DNA from Amorphoplanes friuliensis DSM 7358:
AGGCCCCTGCGCGCCACGGCCTCGGTGGCACCGTGGCGCGCAAGGGAATTCTGTTACGGGCCGGACGTCAGGTACTGGATCTCCGCACCCTTCTGCGCCGTACCACCCTTGTCGTTGATGATCTTGTTGATGGTGCCCTGGCCGCCGAGCGAGACGGTGACCATGTTGGTGAACTGGATGCCGGGCTTGACCGGGGCCTCGATCGCGCGCTCCCCCACCACCGACTGGTCGAGGGTGAAGACGCAGTAGCTGCCCAGACCCCACGCCTGGTGGGTGTTCACCGTGTCGGCGACCTTGTAGGCCGCGTAACCACGGGTCGCCCCGTTCATCCAGGACGCTTGGTTCGGCATCTCGTAGGGCATCTCGTTCTGGTAGAAGTACGTCCGGCCTCGTTCGCCGTTCCAGACCGTCTGATACTTCTGGAAGTGCTCGACGAACAGGCCGTACATCGTGACGTCGGCGCCGTTGACGACCAGGCCCTGGTCGGCGGTGTTGACCGACCAGCCGACGCCGTCACCGTGGTCCGCGCGCCACAGCCACAGGTGGTCGCCGATGACGTTGTTGCTGTTGACGACGACGCTGGTGGTGGCCCGGCCGATGCCCGAGCCGCCGATCCGGACGAAGACGTCGTGCAGCGAGATCGGGTTCGCGGCGTTGTTCGCGCTGCTGCCCGCCTGACCGACCTCGATCAGCGTCGGCGAGTTGGTGGCGCCGGCCTCGACGAGCACACCCGCCAGCTTCACCCCGGCGACGTCGGCGATCTTGACGGCCGCGGTGCCCGTGGTCGGCCGCAGTGTGGCGAGACCCAGACCGAGGATCACGGTGTCCGGGCGGTTCACCTGCAGCGCCTGGTCGACGTTGTAGACGCCCGGTGTGAACAGCAGGTTCTTGCCCTGCGCGAGGGCGGCGTTCATGGTCGCCGCGGTGGCGCCCGGACGGACGACGGAGAAGTCGCTCAGCGAGATCGACGAGCCGGCCGGGGTCTTGTTGTACCAGCTCGTGCCGGTGCTGTTCTGGCGTAGTGCCGGGACGAACACCTTGTACTCGCCGGTGCTGTCCACGTACAGGAAGGGCTTCTCCCGGACCGTGGGGGTGGTGTTGATGACCGTGTGGGAGGGATTGGGGAAGTTGGGGGCGGGGGCGCCCTGCACACCCTGGAAGACCATGTTCCAGACCGATCCGGCCCAGCTGCCGAACTCGCTGTTGCGCGAGTACCACTGCTGCTGCGAGCCGGAGACGACCGCACCGTCCACCTTGGTGTCGGCCATCAGGCCGCCGGACGACCAGCCGTCACCACCGTTCCAGAGCTGGATCTGGTTGCCCGCACCCTTGAGGTGCATCCGGCGGTACGGCGCGGCCTGCGAGACGGCGTACCGCTCGACGGTCGTACCGGCGGGGAGGGTGACCGACAGGTTCTCGGCGACCCGCCAGAAGTTCTGGGTGGCGTTGCCGTTCATCCAGCCGGCCTCGACACGCACGTGGCCGTTGAGGTTGACGTCGTCGGGCGACAGGCCCAGCCCGGACACCTGGGTGAAGAAGCCGAGGTTGACGTCGGCCGAGTAGTTGCCCGGCTTGAACAGCACGGCGTAGCGCTCGGGACCGAACTGGTTGGTCTCCTGCGCGGTGAAGAGCGCGTTCAGACGGTTCTGGATCGTGGCGGCCGGCGTCGACGGGTCGAAGACGTTGACGTTCGGGCCGAGGTTGGGGTTACGCGGGTCGGTCGGCTCGACAGGGTCACCCGTCGTCGGCGGCGGCGTCACGCTGCCCGAGCCGGTGAAGACCTTGAGTTCGTACAGCGAGTAGCCGTAGCCGCTGCCACGGACGGTGCCGTACATCCGCACGTAGCGGCCGGAGCCCGTCACGGCGAGGGTCTCGGTGCCGCCCGCACCAGCGGCCGTGGAGAAGCTGTCGGTCCAGGTGGTGCCGTTCGCACTGGTCTGGATCTTGTACGCCTTGCCGTACGCGCCCTCCCACTGCAGCACCACCCGGCAGATCGACTGGGTGCTGCCGAGGTCGACCTGCAACCACTGCGGGTCACTGAACTGGCTCGACCAGCGGGTGCCGGCGTCACCGTCCACGGCCTTCGCGGCGGCGACGTCGGCGCCCTCCTGCGACGAGGCGGTCGCAGTCTTCCCCTGGGCCGCGTTGGTCGTGCCGCACTCGGACGGCGGCGGGTTGGCACTCGTGGAGCCGTAGACCTTGAACTCGTAGAGCGAGTAGCCGTAGCCGCTCGCGCGGGTCGTGCCGTACATCCGGACGTAGCGCCCCGACCCCGTCACGGCCAGCGTTTCCGTGCCGCCCGCGCCCGTGGTCGTCGAGTAGACGTCGGTCCAGGCGGTGCCGTTCGCACTGGTCTGGATCTTGTACGCCTTCCCGTACGCGCCCTCCCACTGCAGCACCACCTGACTGATGGTGGCGGTGGCACCGAGGTCGACCTGCAGCCACTGCGGGTCGGCGAAGACGCTGGACCACCGCGTACCGGCGTTGCCGTCCACTGCCTTCGCGGCCGAGACGTCGGCGCCCTCCTGCGACGAGGCGGTCGCGGTCTTCCCCTGCGACAGCAGCGTGTCGGCCGCACTGGCCGAGGTGGTGACGGACGCGACGGTCAGGCCCAGCGCCGTGGCGAGGACGGCGGCGAGCACGGTGAACTTGCGGCGTCTGCGCCGGGGCGGCGCAGCCAGGGGTATCGGAGTCATGGCGCTACCTGTCGCTCGAGGAATGATCTTGGGAAAGCGCTCTCCCACTGCTGCGATTGTTACGGGGACGTTGCGTCACGTCAATACGCTGGGGTTCCGGAATTGAAAGATGACGCCGTGAAGGAAGGGCCAATGCCGCATTGACACCCGAGTCGGCGGCATTGACACTGAGACGCTTCCCTTTCGGCTTTCGCGCCCCGTGTGGAATGGAGTCGGCGTGATCTATCCGCAGCGCACGGCCGTGGCCGGCTGTCTGCTCGCCCTGCTGCTGGGCGCCTCGGCCTGCGACGCGGGCACCGCCTCGGCCCCGCCGCCGGCGGCCAGTTCCGCCGCGTCGTCCTTCTTCGGCGGCACCGACCTGGCCTGGGTCGAGATCAACATCGCGATGAACGAGGAGCTGCTCCCGCTGCTCGACCTGGTCCCCGCACACAGCACCGACCCCGAGGTCAAAGCACTGGTCACCGAGGTCAGAGCCGTCAACGACCAGGAGCTGGCCACCCTGCGGGCCCTGCACGACGAGGCGAAGCTCCCCGCCGAGAACCCGCACAAGGGCATGCCGATGCCGGGCATGATGACCCCCGAACTGGTCGCGGAGGCCGCCAAGGTGCGCGGACCTGCGTTCGACAAACTGCTGCTGGCCCACCTCGAGGCGCACTTCGACCAGGGTGTGCGGCTGGCCGGCAGCGAGGAGAAATCCGGACTCGAGCCCCGCACCAAGGCACTCGCCGGCGAGGTCATCGGCACCCGCAAAAAATATCTGCCGAAAGTCGCCGGATAATTGTTATCGAGCGGACCGTAAATCGTCCGGGTGCCCGTGCGGGCACCCGGACGATTGCTTTTATCGGTTACGGAAGGACGTAGTTCTCGTTGAGCGCCGCACCCCGCTCGGGCTTGTACTGATCGAAGCCGCGCGGGTCACACTGCAGCCCGCCCTTGATGCAGTGGTTGACGAGCGCGTTCAGGGTCGGCGCGTCCCAGGCGTTGTAGAAGTCGTAGTGGAACGAGTAGGCCCGCCCGCTCGACAGCTTGACGTTCGCCATGTTCCCGCTGACCGGGAACGCCATCTTGAACTCGATCATCGGGACGGCCACCGGGTGACTCGCCGGACAGACACCCACCGTCGGGTACGCCATGTGGCTCTTGTGGTCGGGCGTGTCCAGGTGGATGCCGTCCCAGCAGCTCGGAGCCTGGTACCGGATGTTCAGCTGCGTGCCGTCCGGGCAGGACGCCGGGAAGTCCCAGTTACGGACGCTGTCGCCGCACTCCCAGCCCTCGACGGCGCCGGGCGCGTTCTTGAACTCGTCCAGCGTCGCCACCGGACTGCCCACCACGTACCGCAGACCGGGAGGAGACGGGCGGACACTGCGGTAGTCGATCACGCCGCTCTTGTAGTAGATGACCTGACGGCCGAGCGGCTGCACCGCGGTGGTGCCGTTGAGCAGCGTCGGCATCCAGTACCCGGTCTTGTCACCCGGCGTGATGCACGAGGTGCCGCCCGCGTTCAGGCTGGCCAGTGTCGTCGCGGCGTTCGTGGTCGTGTTGCCCATGAACGTGTGCGAGTGGGAAGCGCCCGGCATGTTCGGGAAGACGATCGGGTCGTCGGGCAGGTTCGACCGGCTCACCGAACAGTTCGCCTGGAACTCGTGGTGCGTGGTGGGCGGGTTCGTCGCCGGCGGGGTGGCCGTCGACGGGACCACACCGGTCACCGGCGGGTTCGCGAGGACATAACCGTCACCACCACCGGCGGGCGGGGTGCTGCCGCTCGTGCCGTACACCTTGAACTCGTACAGCGAGTAGCCGTAGCCGGTGCCGCGCTGGGTGCCGTAGAGACGGACGTACCGGCCGCTGCCGTTGACCGTCAGCGTCTGCGTGCCGCCGGTCGCCGTTGTGGTGCTGTAGATGCTGGTCCAGGCGTTGCCGTCCGGCGAGGTCTGGATCTGGAACGACTTCGCGTACGCCGCCTCCCACTGCAGCACGACCTGACTGATCGTGGCCGTGCTGCCGAGATCGACACGCAGCCACTGCGGGTCGGCCCACTGGCTGCCCCAGCGGGTGTCGGCCCGGCCGTCGACCGCGGCGGCCGCGGGCGACTCGCCGTTCTCCAGCGAGGAGGCGAGCGCCGGCCTGCCCTGCGACAGCAGAGTGTCGGCGGCGTGCGCCGACTGAACCCCCGCCACCAGCAGCGATCCGGCGACGGCGGCCACGCCGAGCGGCGCGATGAGCCGTCTGAACCGGCTTTTCCCTGATCTCATGAGTTCTCCCACGGGGACGAGGACGAGTGCCTCACCGGACGGCGGTGCGGGGATCGGCCGACGAGGCGGGACGTACTTGGAGAGCGCTTTCCGAAGTGTTACGCCCAAGTTGCACGCTCGTCAATATGCTGGGGCAGATCCGGAACTAATACGCGGCGCACCGGGGCTGGAGCGGTCTTGTCGGAGAGCGCTCTCCGAGGTGTGCTATAAAACCTGTTATGAAGACCCGGAGCTCGACCCCGTGACCGCCGGCACCGGACGGGTGCCCGTGGGTGAGCGACTGCCGACCCTCGAGGACGTCGCCCGGGTCGCCGGAGTGTCCCGGGCGACCGTCTCCCGCGTCATCAACGGCATCCGCAACGTCGACCCGCAGCTCCACGAAATGGTGTGGAACGCGGTCGGCCAGACGGGTTACGTCCCCAACCGGCTGGCACGCTCCCTGGTCACCCGGCGCACCGGCACGGTCGCCCTGGTCGTCTCCGACTCCG
Protein-coding regions in this window:
- a CDS encoding DUF305 domain-containing protein, which gives rise to MIYPQRTAVAGCLLALLLGASACDAGTASAPPPAASSAASSFFGGTDLAWVEINIAMNEELLPLLDLVPAHSTDPEVKALVTEVRAVNDQELATLRALHDEAKLPAENPHKGMPMPGMMTPELVAEAAKVRGPAFDKLLLAHLEAHFDQGVRLAGSEEKSGLEPRTKALAGEVIGTRKKYLPKVAG
- a CDS encoding discoidin domain-containing protein; this encodes MTPIPLAAPPRRRRRKFTVLAAVLATALGLTVASVTTSASAADTLLSQGKTATASSQEGADVSAAKAVDGNAGTRWSSVFADPQWLQVDLGATATISQVVLQWEGAYGKAYKIQTSANGTAWTDVYSTTTGAGGTETLAVTGSGRYVRMYGTTRASGYGYSLYEFKVYGSTSANPPPSECGTTNAAQGKTATASSQEGADVAAAKAVDGDAGTRWSSQFSDPQWLQVDLGSTQSICRVVLQWEGAYGKAYKIQTSANGTTWTDSFSTAAGAGGTETLAVTGSGRYVRMYGTVRGSGYGYSLYELKVFTGSGSVTPPPTTGDPVEPTDPRNPNLGPNVNVFDPSTPAATIQNRLNALFTAQETNQFGPERYAVLFKPGNYSADVNLGFFTQVSGLGLSPDDVNLNGHVRVEAGWMNGNATQNFWRVAENLSVTLPAGTTVERYAVSQAAPYRRMHLKGAGNQIQLWNGGDGWSSGGLMADTKVDGAVVSGSQQQWYSRNSEFGSWAGSVWNMVFQGVQGAPAPNFPNPSHTVINTTPTVREKPFLYVDSTGEYKVFVPALRQNSTGTSWYNKTPAGSSISLSDFSVVRPGATAATMNAALAQGKNLLFTPGVYNVDQALQVNRPDTVILGLGLATLRPTTGTAAVKIADVAGVKLAGVLVEAGATNSPTLIEVGQAGSSANNAANPISLHDVFVRIGGSGIGRATTSVVVNSNNVIGDHLWLWRADHGDGVGWSVNTADQGLVVNGADVTMYGLFVEHFQKYQTVWNGERGRTYFYQNEMPYEMPNQASWMNGATRGYAAYKVADTVNTHQAWGLGSYCVFTLDQSVVGERAIEAPVKPGIQFTNMVTVSLGGQGTINKIINDKGGTAQKGAEIQYLTSGP
- a CDS encoding DUF1996 domain-containing protein, giving the protein MRSGKSRFRRLIAPLGVAAVAGSLLVAGVQSAHAADTLLSQGRPALASSLENGESPAAAAVDGRADTRWGSQWADPQWLRVDLGSTATISQVVLQWEAAYAKSFQIQTSPDGNAWTSIYSTTTATGGTQTLTVNGSGRYVRLYGTQRGTGYGYSLYEFKVYGTSGSTPPAGGGDGYVLANPPVTGVVPSTATPPATNPPTTHHEFQANCSVSRSNLPDDPIVFPNMPGASHSHTFMGNTTTNAATTLASLNAGGTSCITPGDKTGYWMPTLLNGTTAVQPLGRQVIYYKSGVIDYRSVRPSPPGLRYVVGSPVATLDEFKNAPGAVEGWECGDSVRNWDFPASCPDGTQLNIRYQAPSCWDGIHLDTPDHKSHMAYPTVGVCPASHPVAVPMIEFKMAFPVSGNMANVKLSSGRAYSFHYDFYNAWDAPTLNALVNHCIKGGLQCDPRGFDQYKPERGAALNENYVLP